In the genome of Streptomyces racemochromogenes, one region contains:
- a CDS encoding CsbD family protein, whose amino-acid sequence MSIGKKIAHKAEAFKGGAKKTVGRVTGSWHLRAEGRGDQIKGNTKQAGQQHRSGDPGPDP is encoded by the coding sequence ATGAGTATCGGCAAGAAGATCGCGCACAAGGCGGAGGCGTTCAAGGGCGGCGCCAAGAAGACCGTCGGCCGCGTGACCGGCAGCTGGCACCTGCGGGCCGAAGGCCGCGGTGACCAGATCAAGGGCAACACCAAGCAGGCCGGGCAGCAACATCGGTCCGGAGACCCTGGGCCAGATCCATGA
- a CDS encoding PP2C family protein-serine/threonine phosphatase has protein sequence MTVGGRGEPDRSESFGEGLLGLLLDRAHELPPHLVAPLVAEAVARLGGREPQILLQDYGQQILVPLPGMGAGAGGSQPIDRSEAGRCFLESRTVEVLAPDGVRVHLPLLDGGDQVGVLSVALDRIDDDARRLMRRIAGLAADLLQTKNGYTDLFFRTRRSEPMSVAAEIQWSLLPPLSMVMPHVALAGVLEPAYDVAGDSFDYALNGDVMHLAMIDAMGHGLDAATMATVAIGAYRHARRISIELSEIYLFMDRAVAEQFDPDHFVTAQMMRLDTDTGRLQWVNAGHPAPMLVRAHRVVGRLESPTTLPVGFGGDQPQVSAVALEPGDRVLCFTDGLVEEHESGQEQFGEEQLIDWVNQLEEADHGIRTVARELSHSLKRARGETTSDDATLVLFEWRG, from the coding sequence ATGACCGTCGGAGGGCGTGGGGAACCGGACCGCTCGGAGAGCTTCGGGGAGGGGCTGCTCGGGCTGCTCCTGGACCGGGCGCACGAGCTGCCGCCGCATCTGGTCGCCCCGCTCGTCGCGGAGGCGGTGGCCCGGCTGGGCGGCCGCGAGCCGCAGATCCTGCTCCAGGACTACGGGCAGCAGATCCTGGTCCCCCTGCCCGGTATGGGAGCGGGGGCCGGGGGTTCCCAGCCCATTGACCGGTCCGAGGCCGGCCGGTGCTTCCTGGAGTCGCGCACCGTCGAAGTCCTGGCGCCCGACGGCGTACGGGTCCACCTGCCCCTGCTGGACGGCGGCGACCAGGTGGGGGTCCTGTCGGTCGCCCTGGACAGGATCGACGACGACGCCCGCCGCCTCATGCGCAGGATCGCGGGCCTGGCGGCCGACCTGCTGCAGACCAAGAACGGCTACACAGACCTCTTCTTCCGGACCCGACGCAGCGAACCGATGAGCGTCGCCGCGGAGATCCAGTGGTCCCTGCTGCCCCCGCTCTCGATGGTGATGCCTCACGTCGCGCTCGCCGGAGTCCTGGAGCCCGCATACGACGTCGCCGGCGACAGCTTCGACTACGCCCTCAACGGCGACGTCATGCACCTCGCCATGATCGACGCCATGGGACACGGCCTGGATGCGGCCACCATGGCCACGGTGGCCATCGGCGCGTACCGCCACGCCCGCCGGATCAGCATCGAGCTGTCCGAGATCTACCTCTTCATGGACCGCGCGGTCGCCGAGCAGTTCGACCCGGACCACTTCGTGACCGCCCAGATGATGCGCCTGGACACGGACACGGGCCGCCTCCAGTGGGTCAACGCGGGGCACCCCGCGCCGATGTTGGTCCGCGCACACCGCGTCGTAGGCCGGCTGGAGAGCCCCACGACCCTCCCCGTCGGCTTCGGCGGGGACCAGCCGCAGGTCAGCGCGGTGGCACTGGAGCCGGGCGACCGCGTCCTGTGCTTCACCGACGGCCTGGTCGAAGAACACGAGAGCGGGCAGGAGCAGTTCGGCGAGGAACAGCTGATCGACTGGGTGAACCAGCTGGAGGAGGCCGACCACGGGATCCGTACCGTGGCCCGGGAGCTGTCCCACAGCCTCAAGCGGGCGCGCGGCGAAACCACCTCGGACGACGCCACGCTCGTCCTGTTCGAGTGGCGCGGCTGA
- a CDS encoding GNAT family protein translates to MTLGFKVLGLHRIWAARSPLNEASARTLLRAGMTEDGRIRDHVFVHGAWRDSITYSILEHEWAPTGTFDLSTDEGAPADAPLSAADSGQDR, encoded by the coding sequence GTGACGCTCGGCTTCAAGGTCCTGGGCCTGCACCGCATATGGGCCGCACGCTCGCCGCTCAACGAGGCATCCGCGCGCACCCTCCTGCGGGCGGGCATGACCGAGGACGGGCGGATCCGCGACCACGTCTTCGTCCACGGAGCCTGGCGGGACTCGATCACCTACTCGATCCTGGAGCACGAGTGGGCACCGACCGGCACCTTTGACCTGAGCACTGACGAAGGAGCCCCGGCGGACGCGCCCCTGTCCGCTGCTGACAGCGGGCAGGACAGGTGA
- a CDS encoding zf-HC2 domain-containing protein, whose protein sequence is MNCAEFVELVTDFLDGVMGEPTELRCLVHLARCEGCETYLDQFRQTVAAAGARSGPSLPASARAQLLRTFRILPRG, encoded by the coding sequence ATGAACTGCGCCGAGTTCGTTGAGCTGGTGACCGATTTCCTCGACGGCGTCATGGGTGAGCCGACCGAACTGCGTTGTCTCGTGCACCTGGCGCGGTGCGAGGGCTGCGAGACGTACCTCGACCAGTTCCGGCAGACCGTGGCGGCCGCGGGCGCGCGGTCCGGCCCGAGCCTGCCCGCTTCGGCGCGCGCTCAACTCCTGCGGACGTTCCGCATCTTGCCGCGCGGCTGA
- a CDS encoding DEAD/DEAH box helicase has translation MNPTRTNGRSSRTRRDGGRVYGSAGSGLSSPSRSSAPSRSGAPGRFGGGGRRPSPAQGEFAPPKTVTPALPPVERFADLALDRRLLAVLTVQGVAVPFPIQGATLPNSLAGRDVLGRGRTGSGKTLAFGLSLLARTAGQLAEPRRPLALVLVPTRELAQQVTDALTPYARAVKLRLTTVVGGMPIRRQANALRGGVEVVVATPGRLKDLIDRGDCRLDQVSITVLDEADQMADMGFMPQVTALLNQVRPEGQCMLFSATLDRNVDLLVRRYLSDPVVHSVDPSQGAVTTMEHHVLHVHDADKHRLTTEIAARDGRVIMFLDTKHAVDRLTEDLLDCGVRAAALHGGKSQPQRTRTLSQFKTGHVTVLVATNVAARGIHVDHLDLVVNVDPPADHKDYLHRGGRTARAGESGSVVTLVTAGQRRDMTRLMANAGIVPETTRVRSGEEALARITGARIPSGIPVTIAAPPAAPPGRDTASHGRRRPTSAARRADTRRSADAAA, from the coding sequence ATGAACCCCACACGCACGAACGGCCGTTCCTCCCGCACCCGCCGCGACGGCGGCCGCGTGTACGGCTCAGCCGGTTCTGGACTGAGCAGCCCCTCCCGTTCGTCCGCCCCGAGCCGATCGGGAGCTCCGGGGCGTTTCGGCGGAGGCGGCCGGCGGCCCTCCCCGGCGCAGGGCGAGTTCGCTCCGCCGAAGACGGTCACCCCCGCGCTGCCCCCCGTCGAGAGGTTCGCCGATCTGGCCCTGGACCGGCGTTTGCTGGCCGTGCTCACCGTGCAGGGCGTGGCCGTCCCGTTCCCCATCCAGGGCGCGACACTGCCGAACTCCCTGGCCGGCCGTGACGTCCTCGGCCGTGGCCGGACCGGCTCCGGCAAGACCCTCGCCTTCGGTCTGTCCCTGCTCGCCCGCACCGCCGGACAGCTCGCCGAGCCCCGCCGGCCGCTGGCGCTCGTCCTGGTCCCCACCCGGGAACTCGCGCAGCAGGTCACCGACGCCCTCACTCCCTACGCCCGCGCCGTGAAACTGCGCCTGACCACCGTCGTCGGCGGAATGCCGATCCGTCGGCAGGCGAACGCGCTGCGCGGGGGCGTCGAAGTCGTCGTGGCCACGCCCGGCCGCCTCAAGGACCTGATCGACCGCGGCGACTGCCGGCTGGACCAGGTCTCGATCACCGTCCTGGACGAGGCCGATCAGATGGCCGACATGGGGTTCATGCCGCAGGTCACGGCGCTCCTGAACCAGGTCCGCCCCGAGGGCCAGTGCATGCTGTTCTCCGCGACCCTGGACCGCAACGTCGACCTCCTGGTCCGCCGCTACCTCAGCGATCCCGTCGTCCACTCCGTGGACCCCTCCCAGGGCGCGGTCACCACGATGGAGCACCACGTCCTGCACGTGCACGATGCCGACAAGCACCGGCTGACGACGGAGATCGCGGCGCGCGACGGCCGGGTGATCATGTTCCTGGACACCAAGCACGCCGTGGACCGCCTCACCGAGGACCTCCTCGACTGCGGTGTCCGTGCCGCCGCCCTGCACGGCGGGAAGTCGCAGCCACAACGCACCCGCACCCTCTCCCAGTTCAAGACCGGGCACGTCACCGTCCTGGTCGCGACGAACGTCGCCGCGCGCGGCATCCACGTCGACCACCTCGACCTCGTCGTCAACGTGGACCCGCCGGCCGACCACAAGGACTACCTCCACCGCGGCGGCCGTACCGCCCGGGCCGGCGAGTCCGGCAGCGTCGTCACCCTGGTCACCGCCGGCCAGCGCCGTGACATGACCCGCCTCATGGCGAACGCCGGGATCGTGCCCGAGACCACCCGGGTCCGCTCGGGCGAGGAGGCACTCGCCCGGATCACCGGCGCACGCATCCCGTCGGGCATCCCGGTGACGATCGCCGCACCGCCCGCCGCACCGCCCGGGCGCGACACGGCCTCCCACGGTCGACGGCGTCCCACCTCGGCAGCACGGCGCGCCGACACGCGGCGTTCCGCCGACGCGGCGGCCTGA
- a CDS encoding zf-HC2 domain-containing protein yields the protein MNCNDFVELVTEFLDGALPEGDERRFVEHLAECSGCETYLDQFRQTIAATGELTSDGISSDARRHLLTAFRDWQREA from the coding sequence GTGAACTGCAACGACTTCGTGGAGCTGGTGACCGAGTTCCTCGACGGCGCGTTGCCCGAAGGGGACGAGCGGCGCTTCGTCGAGCACCTGGCGGAGTGCTCCGGGTGCGAGACCTACCTCGACCAGTTCCGTCAGACGATCGCCGCCACGGGCGAACTGACCTCGGACGGCATCTCGTCCGACGCCAGGCGGCACCTCCTCACCGCCTTCCGGGACTGGCAGCGAGAAGCCTGA
- a CDS encoding cold-shock protein, translating to MSTGTVKWFNAEKGFGFIEQDGGGPDVFAHYSNIASQGFRELQEGQKVSFDIAQGQKGPTAENIVSA from the coding sequence ATGAGTACTGGTACCGTCAAGTGGTTCAACGCGGAAAAGGGTTTCGGCTTCATCGAGCAGGACGGTGGCGGCCCTGACGTGTTCGCCCACTACTCGAACATTGCCAGCCAGGGCTTCCGCGAGCTCCAGGAAGGCCAGAAGGTCTCCTTCGACATCGCGCAGGGCCAGAAGGGCCCGACCGCCGAGAACATCGTTTCGGCCTGA
- a CDS encoding CBS domain-containing protein — translation MTDTGDGGGLQVGDHMTVEVALAVMAGAPAGRLLVCDDDGLCTGLVTTAQLAAVRDSPSYSDHLRLRDLPGNGAPTAGHPGSHVRLPVPCVRDERDGSPGTPGPALVLA, via the coding sequence GTGACCGACACCGGGGACGGGGGAGGACTCCAGGTCGGGGACCACATGACCGTCGAGGTGGCCCTGGCCGTCATGGCCGGTGCCCCCGCCGGGCGCCTGCTCGTCTGCGACGACGACGGCCTGTGCACCGGACTGGTCACCACGGCCCAGCTCGCCGCCGTCCGGGACAGCCCCTCCTACTCCGACCACCTCCGGCTGCGCGACCTCCCCGGCAACGGCGCGCCGACCGCCGGGCACCCCGGGAGCCACGTCCGGCTCCCCGTCCCGTGCGTGAGGGACGAACGGGACGGCAGCCCGGGTACCCCCGGGCCCGCCCTCGTCCTCGCCTGA
- a CDS encoding alpha/beta hydrolase, with protein sequence MTGQVVPHDVLGTGSERALLLHNWFGDRSSFDPMREYLNGDAFSYAFLDCRGYGEAMDADGAFTMDEVAEDSLAVADHLGWDSFSVIGHSMGGKVAQLMLLEAPERIRSVIGISAVPASGFPLEGEMWELFAGAATNPGNRRAIIDNTTGGLHDDTWLDAMVSRSVGRSSATAFRTYLDSWARVDFHERVEGIPAPVLLLAGANDPALGPEAMRATWMQWYPNAQLEVLPNTGHYAPEESPEAAGAAIERYLGS encoded by the coding sequence GTGACAGGACAGGTCGTTCCGCACGACGTACTCGGCACCGGCTCCGAACGAGCCCTCCTGCTGCACAACTGGTTCGGCGACCGGTCGAGCTTCGACCCGATGCGCGAGTACTTGAACGGGGACGCGTTCAGCTACGCGTTCCTGGACTGCCGCGGGTACGGCGAGGCGATGGACGCCGACGGCGCGTTCACGATGGACGAGGTCGCCGAGGACTCCTTGGCCGTGGCCGACCATCTGGGCTGGGACTCCTTCTCGGTCATCGGCCACTCCATGGGCGGCAAGGTGGCCCAGCTGATGCTGTTGGAGGCCCCGGAGCGCATCCGCTCGGTCATCGGCATCTCGGCGGTGCCCGCGTCCGGATTCCCGCTCGAGGGCGAGATGTGGGAGCTGTTCGCCGGGGCGGCGACGAATCCCGGAAACCGCAGGGCGATCATCGACAACACCACCGGCGGGCTGCACGACGACACCTGGCTGGACGCGATGGTGAGCCGCTCGGTGGGACGTTCCTCGGCGACGGCCTTTCGCACATACCTGGACTCGTGGGCGCGGGTCGACTTCCACGAGCGGGTGGAGGGCATCCCGGCCCCCGTCCTCCTCCTCGCCGGTGCGAACGACCCCGCGCTGGGACCCGAGGCCATGCGGGCCACCTGGATGCAGTGGTACCCGAACGCCCAGTTGGAGGTGCTCCCGAATACGGGGCACTACGCGCCAGAGGAGTCCCCCGAGGCGGCCGGCGCGGCCATCGAACGGTACCTCGGCAGCTGA
- the dcd gene encoding dCTP deaminase, which produces MLLSDKDIRAEIDSGRVRIDPFDESMVQPSSIDVRLDRFFRVFENHRYAHIDPATEQPDLTRMVEPEGDEAFILHPGEFVLASTYEVISLPEDIASRLEGKSSLGRLGLVTHSTAGFIDPGFSGHVTLELSNLATLPIKLWPGMKIGQLCMFRLSSPAEFPYGSERYGSRYQGQRGPTASRSFQNFHRTQVRHEA; this is translated from the coding sequence GTGCTTCTCTCTGATAAAGACATCCGGGCCGAGATCGACAGCGGACGGGTTCGCATTGACCCCTTCGACGAGTCGATGGTGCAGCCCTCCAGCATCGACGTACGCCTCGACCGGTTCTTCCGGGTCTTCGAGAACCACCGCTACGCGCACATCGACCCCGCCACCGAGCAGCCCGACCTGACCCGCATGGTCGAGCCCGAGGGCGACGAGGCGTTCATCCTGCATCCGGGTGAGTTCGTGCTCGCCTCGACGTACGAGGTCATCTCGCTCCCCGAGGACATCGCCTCCAGACTGGAGGGGAAGTCCAGCCTGGGGCGCCTGGGTCTGGTGACGCACTCGACCGCCGGATTCATCGACCCCGGGTTCTCGGGGCACGTGACCCTGGAGCTGTCGAACCTGGCCACCCTTCCGATCAAGCTCTGGCCGGGCATGAAGATCGGGCAGCTGTGCATGTTCCGCCTCAGCTCGCCCGCGGAGTTCCCGTACGGCAGCGAGCGGTACGGATCCCGGTACCAGGGGCAGCGCGGGCCGACCGCCTCGCGCTCCTTCCAGAACTTCCACCGTACCCAGGTGAGGCACGAAGCATGA
- a CDS encoding phosphoribosyltransferase codes for MSDAVRENLSYEGFGRAVRELAQTIADDGYEPDIILSIARGGVFVAGGLAYALDCKNIHLVNVEFYTGVGTTLEMPVMLAPVPEAIDFTDKKVLIADDVADTGKTLKLVHDFCLGHVAEVRSAVIYEKSHSLVQCEYVWKRTDDWIEFPWSVQPPVVKREGQVLDA; via the coding sequence ATGAGCGACGCAGTACGCGAGAACCTGTCCTACGAGGGCTTCGGGCGCGCCGTCCGCGAGCTGGCGCAGACCATCGCCGACGACGGCTACGAGCCGGACATCATCCTGAGCATCGCCCGCGGCGGCGTCTTCGTCGCCGGCGGCCTGGCGTACGCGCTCGACTGCAAGAACATCCACCTCGTGAACGTGGAGTTCTACACCGGCGTCGGCACCACGCTGGAGATGCCGGTCATGCTCGCGCCCGTCCCCGAGGCGATCGACTTCACGGACAAGAAGGTCCTGATCGCCGACGACGTGGCCGACACGGGCAAGACGCTCAAGCTCGTCCACGACTTCTGCCTCGGCCACGTCGCCGAGGTGCGGTCCGCCGTCATCTACGAGAAGTCCCACTCCCTCGTCCAGTGCGAGTACGTCTGGAAGCGCACCGATGACTGGATCGAGTTCCCCTGGTCGGTCCAGCCGCCCGTGGTGAAGCGCGAGGGCCAGGTCCTCGACGCCTGA
- a CDS encoding RNA polymerase sigma factor — MAGPRELPTDEVLVQRLRSGDEETFALVLDSWSGGMLRLAMSFVSTRDSAEEAVQDTWLAVIRGIDGFEGRASLKTWVYRILVNTAKARGTKESRTVPFASLLPQEEEGPTVDAERFRAPGERYAGHWVAGQEPRPWDIPEDHVLRGEVREVIAAAIDELPPRLRTVITLRDVAGYGSDEVCALLEISPGNQRVLLHRGRALLRRKLEAYLSGAHDVASGRGHA, encoded by the coding sequence ATGGCGGGCCCACGCGAACTGCCCACGGACGAGGTCCTGGTGCAGCGCCTCCGCTCCGGTGACGAGGAGACGTTCGCCCTGGTCCTGGACTCCTGGTCGGGCGGCATGCTCCGACTCGCCATGTCGTTCGTGTCGACCAGGGACTCCGCCGAGGAGGCCGTCCAGGACACCTGGCTGGCGGTCATCAGGGGCATCGACGGCTTCGAGGGCCGCGCCTCCCTGAAGACGTGGGTGTACCGGATCCTCGTCAACACCGCCAAGGCGCGCGGCACGAAGGAGAGCAGGACCGTCCCCTTCGCCAGCCTGCTGCCGCAGGAGGAGGAAGGGCCGACGGTCGACGCCGAGCGGTTCCGCGCCCCCGGCGAGCGGTACGCCGGCCACTGGGTCGCCGGGCAGGAACCGCGTCCCTGGGACATCCCCGAGGACCACGTGCTGCGCGGCGAGGTCCGCGAGGTGATCGCGGCGGCGATCGACGAGCTCCCGCCCCGCCTCCGTACCGTGATCACCCTGCGCGACGTCGCCGGGTACGGGTCCGACGAGGTGTGCGCGCTCCTTGAGATCTCCCCGGGGAACCAGCGCGTCCTGCTCCACCGGGGCAGGGCCCTGCTGCGCCGTAAGCTGGAGGCGTACTTGTCAGGTGCGCATGACGTCGCGAGCGGGAGGGGACACGCGTGA
- a CDS encoding cold-shock protein produces the protein MAAGTVKWFNAEKGFGFIEQEGGGPDVFAHYSNIAAQGFRELQEGQKVSFDIAQGQKGPTAENIVPA, from the coding sequence ATGGCTGCCGGCACCGTGAAGTGGTTCAACGCGGAAAAGGGCTTCGGCTTCATCGAGCAGGAGGGCGGCGGTCCTGACGTGTTCGCCCACTACTCGAACATCGCCGCCCAGGGCTTCCGCGAGCTCCAGGAGGGGCAGAAGGTCTCCTTCGACATCGCGCAGGGCCAGAAGGGCCCGACGGCCGAGAACATCGTTCCCGCCTGA
- a CDS encoding DUF5994 family protein, translating to MTSTTAPTHQARLTLTPNTALAGLLDGAWWPYSRDLATELPPLVDALRARWGRVTRVTANPAPWPVAPREVAVGEYAVPVGWFTGQDLDTMMLLSYGLTRCDLLVIPPETEPASAARLMAAASTPGNLHTTGTLMAGEEMSIR from the coding sequence ATGACCAGCACCACCGCTCCCACCCATCAGGCACGCCTGACACTCACGCCGAACACCGCCCTGGCCGGTCTGCTGGACGGTGCCTGGTGGCCGTACTCACGCGATCTCGCCACCGAGCTGCCGCCCCTCGTGGACGCGCTGCGGGCCCGCTGGGGACGCGTCACCCGCGTCACCGCGAACCCCGCCCCCTGGCCTGTCGCGCCGCGCGAAGTCGCCGTCGGCGAATACGCCGTGCCCGTCGGCTGGTTCACGGGCCAGGATCTCGACACGATGATGCTGCTCTCGTACGGGCTCACCCGCTGCGATCTGCTCGTGATTCCCCCCGAGACCGAACCCGCTTCCGCCGCGCGCCTGATGGCGGCCGCGTCCACCCCGGGCAACCTCCACACCACGGGCACCCTCATGGCCGGCGAAGAAATGTCTATTCGCTGA
- a CDS encoding NUDIX hydrolase, producing the protein MKERVRAVLVTADDTMLVIRRTKPDVPEYWVLPGGGVEPGDESREAALHREIHEEIAGKADIVRLLHTVESDDERQLFYLARIATWSFEDRTGPEFSAEGRGEYALEQVPLTVEGLDRIDLRPEEIAQVLRGAISAGNLAPFRH; encoded by the coding sequence ATGAAGGAACGAGTCCGCGCCGTCCTCGTCACCGCTGACGACACGATGCTGGTCATCCGCCGCACCAAGCCCGATGTCCCCGAGTACTGGGTGCTCCCCGGCGGCGGCGTCGAGCCCGGCGACGAGTCCCGGGAGGCCGCCCTCCACCGGGAGATCCACGAGGAGATCGCGGGGAAGGCCGACATCGTGCGCCTCCTCCACACCGTGGAGTCCGACGACGAGCGCCAGCTCTTCTACCTCGCCCGCATCGCGACCTGGTCCTTCGAGGACCGCACCGGCCCCGAGTTCAGCGCCGAGGGCCGCGGCGAGTACGCACTGGAGCAGGTCCCGCTGACCGTGGAAGGGCTCGACCGCATCGACCTCAGGCCCGAGGAGATCGCCCAGGTCCTGAGGGGCGCCATCAGCGCCGGAAACCTCGCCCCGTTCCGTCACTGA
- a CDS encoding PRC-barrel domain-containing protein produces MIQAADIREWRTHDVVDSGGHRIGALEAVYVDTSTDEPAMATVLVGLPTRHRLVFVPLGGAIVGPGYVKVDYDKALVKKSPSIGTDDVLPAEEEAAVFEHYGLTYRPGAGGERQLARR; encoded by the coding sequence ATGATCCAGGCGGCGGACATTCGCGAGTGGCGCACCCACGATGTGGTCGACTCGGGCGGCCACAGGATCGGCGCGCTGGAGGCCGTCTACGTGGACACCAGCACGGACGAGCCGGCCATGGCCACTGTGCTGGTGGGGCTGCCCACCCGGCACCGGCTGGTCTTCGTTCCGCTGGGTGGCGCGATCGTCGGGCCGGGGTACGTCAAGGTCGACTACGACAAGGCGCTGGTGAAGAAGAGCCCTTCGATCGGCACGGACGACGTCCTGCCCGCCGAGGAAGAGGCGGCCGTCTTCGAGCACTACGGCCTCACCTACCGGCCCGGTGCGGGCGGCGAGCGGCAGCTCGCCCGCCGCTGA
- a CDS encoding DUF5994 family protein: MTDSDIPHRPPLLLPDAIHQAVEPGTALLRLETKRSREGRLDGAWWPRTRDIETELPALISVLTGHLGPITCVGVDASAWNGLPTRLVIDDQVVHIDSDPVGDDTVLITRGANDHFALLVVPPDTTADAAREAMARAVRADNITEAAQILIATTPGPADGATADPTA; encoded by the coding sequence ATGACTGACTCCGACATTCCGCACAGGCCGCCACTGCTCCTGCCGGATGCGATCCACCAGGCGGTCGAACCCGGCACGGCGCTGCTGCGGCTGGAGACGAAGCGGTCCCGGGAGGGGCGCCTCGACGGCGCGTGGTGGCCCCGCACCCGCGACATCGAGACCGAGCTGCCCGCGCTGATCAGCGTCCTGACCGGGCATCTCGGGCCGATCACCTGTGTGGGCGTGGACGCATCCGCCTGGAACGGCCTCCCCACCCGCCTGGTCATCGACGACCAGGTCGTGCACATCGACTCCGACCCCGTCGGCGACGACACCGTCCTGATCACCCGCGGCGCCAACGACCACTTCGCCCTGCTGGTCGTTCCCCCGGACACCACGGCCGACGCCGCCCGCGAAGCGATGGCCCGCGCTGTCCGCGCCGACAACATCACCGAGGCGGCTCAGATCCTCATCGCCACCACACCTGGACCCGCCGACGGTGCCACCGCCGACCCGACGGCCTGA
- a CDS encoding DM13 domain-containing protein, which yields MCRSKRRSALWITTAAVVVVAAVGLYLFQPWRLFTTDRVDEAPPAAAGRQGGTVKQVANGAFVSHEHETSGSVEVQQLADGKATLRLTNLRTSDGPAVHVWLSDQPVRKGGGGNLDDGRHIDLGGLKGNEGNQNYAIPAGTDLNTFSTVTIWCERFSVSFGAAELKRA from the coding sequence ATGTGCCGTAGCAAGCGCCGCAGCGCCCTCTGGATCACCACTGCCGCGGTCGTCGTCGTGGCGGCCGTCGGGCTGTACCTCTTCCAGCCCTGGAGGCTGTTCACCACGGACCGTGTGGACGAGGCGCCTCCCGCGGCCGCCGGCCGGCAGGGGGGCACGGTCAAGCAGGTGGCGAACGGTGCGTTCGTCTCGCACGAGCACGAGACCAGCGGCTCGGTCGAGGTCCAGCAGCTCGCCGACGGGAAGGCGACCCTGCGCCTGACGAACCTGCGCACCTCCGACGGTCCGGCCGTCCACGTGTGGCTCAGCGACCAGCCGGTCAGGAAGGGCGGCGGCGGCAACCTCGACGACGGCAGGCACATCGATCTCGGCGGCCTCAAGGGCAACGAGGGCAACCAGAACTACGCGATCCCCGCCGGCACCGACCTGAACACGTTCTCCACGGTGACCATCTGGTGCGAGCGCTTCAGCGTCTCCTTCGGCGCGGCCGAGCTCAAGCGCGCCTGA
- a CDS encoding DUF5994 family protein has protein sequence MTTTLDRTAPRDLAAELPARLSLTPKTTLAGQLDGAWWPRSRDLAAELPALVAALAEPWGRVTRVTVNPTRWPVIPHTVAVDGHTLHVGWFTEQHPDKLILLSYTVGRWDLLVIPPETGPAAAARLMAAAAIPGSTLTAGVLMADEAVIGRGIRDTRRQESTWDGEGGACMSPFRNPMDRSTLPLPGGWR, from the coding sequence ATGACCACCACCCTCGACCGGACCGCGCCCCGCGACCTCGCCGCAGAGCTTCCGGCACGCTTGTCCCTCACCCCGAAGACCACCCTCGCCGGCCAGCTGGACGGGGCCTGGTGGCCCCGCTCCCGCGACCTCGCGGCCGAGCTCCCGGCGCTCGTCGCCGCCCTGGCGGAGCCCTGGGGGCGCGTCACCCGCGTCACGGTGAACCCCACGCGCTGGCCCGTGATACCGCACACGGTCGCCGTGGACGGGCACACGCTGCACGTCGGCTGGTTCACCGAGCAGCACCCCGACAAGCTGATCCTGCTCTCCTACACCGTCGGCCGCTGGGACCTCCTCGTCATCCCGCCCGAGACCGGGCCCGCAGCCGCCGCCCGCCTGATGGCCGCCGCCGCGATCCCGGGCAGCACCCTGACGGCAGGCGTCCTCATGGCCGACGAGGCCGTCATCGGGCGCGGCATCCGCGACACCCGGCGCCAGGAGTCCACCTGGGACGGCGAAGGCGGGGCCTGCATGTCCCCCTTCCGGAACCCGATGGACCGAAGCACCCTGCCGCTGCCCGGTGGCTGGAGGTGA